In Arthrobacter sp. StoSoilB5, one genomic interval encodes:
- a CDS encoding gamma-glutamyl-gamma-aminobutyrate hydrolase family protein (Members of this family of hydrolases with an active site Cys residue belong to MEROPS family C26.) gives MKTSDDAAGARPRIGVPVRLSSSDNSDARVGEANQLFTFIVDLLREAGAQPVLLTPVSADSAGRLASVMKTLDGVLLPGGGDLEPRLYGQDPEDSVYDVNPEQDHLDIDVARATIDAGLPLLGICRGHQLLNVLYGGTLIQDMAPSIVNHNGLDPDDPTAKEWAWHDVVLTPGSKTAALYGSPEGTSIKIASGHHQAVARVGEGLVVTAIADDGTVEALEDPSRWVASVQWHPEASQLPDSVRLAPFKAFVEVCRNPTQARPGGVQ, from the coding sequence ATGAAGACTTCAGATGACGCCGCTGGCGCCCGGCCACGTATCGGAGTTCCGGTCCGCCTCAGCAGCTCAGACAATTCCGACGCCCGGGTGGGCGAAGCCAACCAACTCTTCACCTTCATTGTGGATTTGCTCCGTGAAGCCGGTGCGCAGCCGGTGCTGCTGACTCCCGTTTCGGCCGACAGCGCAGGGCGCCTGGCCTCGGTCATGAAAACGCTCGACGGCGTGCTGTTGCCCGGTGGCGGGGACCTGGAACCGCGTCTTTACGGTCAGGACCCGGAGGATTCGGTGTATGACGTGAATCCGGAACAGGACCATCTGGACATTGACGTCGCCCGGGCCACGATCGACGCCGGGCTTCCGCTGCTGGGGATCTGCCGCGGCCATCAATTGTTGAATGTGCTCTACGGGGGGACGTTGATCCAGGACATGGCACCGTCCATCGTCAACCACAACGGACTGGATCCCGACGACCCCACAGCCAAAGAGTGGGCCTGGCATGACGTAGTGCTGACCCCCGGATCGAAGACCGCCGCCCTTTATGGCTCGCCGGAAGGGACGTCCATCAAGATCGCCTCAGGGCATCACCAGGCCGTGGCCAGGGTGGGCGAAGGTCTGGTGGTGACGGCCATCGCCGACGACGGCACTGTGGAAGCGCTCGAGGACCCTTCCCGCTGGGTTGCTTCAGTGCAGTGGCATCCGGAGGCTTCCCAGCTTCCCGATAGCGTGCGGCTGGCGCCCTTCAAAGCGTTCGTGGAAGTGTGCCGGAACCCTACCCAGGCCCGGCCTGGAGGAGTACAGTAG
- a CDS encoding matrixin family metalloprotease, protein MEPYGSPPWPDPYPPPPYQPPAKQPIKHSSIAAILLLLGILGLVCAGAYFSGELQRFWSDSATQSQAPRPGLVPFGQRQDPLPGFEEADAPLGTPAPLQRTSTSYKFLAVKEDGTPLAYSPCRPIHYVVNADLAPTGWYSMVEDAVRQASLASGLKFIYDGPTSEIPTTNRAGYQPTTYGDRWAPVLIAWTTPEQVPRLTGQTVGLGGSSSIGLSNGYKAYVTGSVSLDAPQFAGIMDSPQGKEVGTAVIMHELGHVLGLDHVDDPRQLMYDQASWVRQYAAGDKTGLAQLGSGPCSKDF, encoded by the coding sequence ATGGAACCTTATGGGTCGCCACCATGGCCAGACCCCTATCCCCCGCCGCCTTATCAACCACCCGCCAAGCAACCCATCAAGCACAGCAGTATCGCCGCCATCCTGCTCCTGCTAGGCATTCTCGGTTTAGTCTGTGCCGGTGCATACTTCAGTGGCGAACTGCAACGGTTCTGGTCCGATTCCGCTACGCAAAGCCAAGCGCCGCGGCCAGGGCTGGTTCCCTTTGGCCAACGCCAGGATCCACTTCCCGGCTTTGAAGAAGCCGATGCACCCCTGGGCACGCCGGCGCCGTTGCAGCGGACCAGCACTTCCTATAAATTCCTGGCCGTCAAGGAGGACGGAACCCCCCTCGCCTACTCCCCCTGCAGGCCGATCCACTACGTCGTGAACGCAGATCTGGCCCCGACCGGCTGGTATTCCATGGTGGAAGACGCCGTTCGACAGGCCAGCCTGGCCTCCGGCCTCAAGTTCATCTATGACGGCCCGACGTCCGAGATCCCCACCACCAACAGGGCCGGCTACCAGCCCACCACCTACGGCGACCGCTGGGCCCCGGTGCTCATTGCCTGGACCACCCCGGAGCAGGTGCCCCGGCTGACCGGCCAAACTGTGGGGCTGGGTGGAAGCTCCTCTATCGGCCTGAGCAACGGTTACAAGGCCTATGTGACTGGCTCGGTGTCGTTGGATGCGCCGCAGTTCGCCGGGATCATGGACTCGCCCCAGGGCAAGGAAGTGGGCACGGCCGTGATCATGCACGAACTCGGGCATGTGCTTGGCCTGGACCATGTTGATGACCCCCGCCAGCTGATGTACGACCAAGCCTCGTGGGTTCGCCAGTACGCCGCCGGAGACAAGACGGGCCTTGCCCAGCTTGGCTCAGGCCCCTGCAGCAAGGACTTCTAG
- a CDS encoding VIT1/CCC1 transporter family protein, with amino-acid sequence MQKHQESHGPSSPAPDPAPGSGTPPQSGRPTSSDIRRWRQYLADERAEAAVYRELAQRRDGEERQILLALAEAEGRHEAHWLKLLGEHAGMPKGASTRSQILGFLARHFGSVFVLALAQRAEGRSPYGAEPAATPAMVADEQIHEEVVRGLATRGRNRLSGTFRAAVFGANDGLVSNLSLVMGMAATGVPSPVVLMSGVAGLLAGALSMGAGEYVSVRSQRELLSATLPTQATLTAAPSLDIEHNELVLVYLARGMTREAAEHRAAERMGLFSCDCDPSLSLQPEKEQPADDHETVGSAWGAAMSSFCFFASGAIVPILPFIFGMTGVAALVVAGVLVGIALLATGAVVGLLSGTSPLSRGFRQLAIGLGAAAATYGLGLAFGTMIV; translated from the coding sequence GTGCAAAAGCACCAGGAATCCCACGGTCCGTCGAGCCCCGCTCCGGACCCCGCCCCCGGATCCGGAACACCACCCCAATCAGGCCGGCCCACGTCCTCGGACATCAGGCGGTGGCGTCAATACCTGGCTGACGAGCGTGCCGAAGCCGCTGTCTACCGGGAGCTCGCCCAGCGTCGCGACGGCGAAGAACGCCAGATCCTGCTCGCCTTGGCCGAGGCAGAGGGAAGACACGAGGCACACTGGCTCAAGCTCCTCGGAGAACACGCCGGAATGCCGAAGGGAGCTTCCACCCGCAGCCAGATACTGGGCTTCCTGGCCCGGCACTTCGGCTCCGTATTCGTGCTCGCGTTGGCGCAGCGCGCCGAAGGCCGCTCTCCTTACGGGGCCGAACCCGCTGCGACTCCGGCCATGGTTGCCGACGAGCAAATCCACGAAGAAGTTGTCCGGGGCCTTGCCACCCGTGGCCGCAACAGGCTCTCCGGTACCTTCCGTGCCGCTGTTTTTGGTGCCAACGATGGCCTGGTGAGCAACCTTTCACTGGTCATGGGTATGGCCGCAACGGGCGTTCCAAGCCCGGTTGTACTCATGAGCGGCGTGGCGGGATTGCTGGCCGGCGCCCTTTCCATGGGTGCCGGCGAGTACGTTTCAGTCCGGTCGCAACGGGAGTTGCTAAGCGCCACACTGCCCACGCAGGCAACCCTCACCGCCGCCCCGTCCTTGGATATTGAGCACAACGAGCTCGTGCTGGTGTACCTGGCTCGCGGCATGACCCGCGAGGCCGCCGAACACCGGGCCGCCGAACGCATGGGACTCTTCAGCTGCGACTGCGATCCCAGCCTCTCCTTGCAACCCGAGAAGGAGCAGCCCGCCGACGACCATGAAACCGTGGGGTCTGCCTGGGGGGCTGCGATGTCCAGCTTCTGCTTCTTCGCTTCCGGTGCCATCGTGCCGATCCTTCCGTTCATTTTTGGCATGACGGGCGTGGCGGCACTGGTAGTAGCCGGCGTACTGGTGGGGATCGCGCTCCTGGCGACTGGCGCCGTCGTCGGGCTACTGTCCGGAACCTCACCGCTGAGCCGTGGCTTCCGGCAGTTGGCGATCGGCTTGGGCGCTGCGGCCGCCACCTATGGGCTTGGCCTCGCGTTCGGAACGATGATCGTCTAG
- a CDS encoding matrixin family metalloprotease, whose translation MDSEQSPLRAPKHRRAGTTLQILRGLLMAVLAAVVAVFVSGLLHGDPRITSLLPGIALPNSPKSEPSQQAPPRALDAPPPGVEEADAPLASPLAPEHASDSYKFLATNDDGTPVGYSPCRPLHYVVNGATAPEGTDRLLSTAIANISAASGIQFVNDGSTDELPTGKREPYQPSKYGDRWAPLLISWTTPEAAPALADNVIGTGGSTMYSLNNGPKSYITGSLELDTPQVAELLAEEGGSDYVLAVMQHELGHVMGLDHVDDPVQLMYPEIGAPDGLAAGDLNGLHLLASAPCRKDI comes from the coding sequence GTGGATTCGGAGCAGTCGCCGTTGCGCGCGCCAAAACACCGTCGTGCCGGCACAACCCTCCAGATTCTTCGCGGCCTACTCATGGCTGTCCTCGCCGCCGTGGTGGCTGTGTTCGTCAGCGGCCTCCTCCACGGCGATCCTCGCATCACCAGCCTGCTTCCGGGCATTGCCCTGCCCAATTCGCCCAAGAGTGAGCCAAGCCAGCAGGCCCCGCCCCGGGCCCTGGACGCACCGCCTCCGGGAGTGGAAGAGGCAGACGCCCCGCTGGCCTCGCCGCTGGCTCCAGAACACGCCAGCGATTCGTACAAGTTCCTGGCAACCAACGACGACGGCACTCCGGTTGGGTACTCACCGTGCCGCCCCTTGCACTACGTGGTGAATGGCGCCACCGCGCCTGAGGGTACGGACAGGCTGCTCAGCACCGCAATCGCCAATATCTCCGCAGCGTCCGGAATCCAGTTCGTCAACGATGGCAGCACAGACGAGTTGCCAACCGGGAAGCGCGAACCGTACCAACCATCCAAGTACGGCGACCGGTGGGCTCCGCTGCTGATTTCATGGACCACTCCCGAGGCAGCTCCGGCGCTGGCTGACAACGTCATCGGTACGGGCGGCAGCACCATGTACTCCCTCAACAACGGCCCCAAGAGCTACATCACCGGCAGCCTGGAGCTCGACACCCCGCAAGTGGCGGAGCTCCTTGCCGAGGAAGGCGGTTCTGACTACGTTCTGGCGGTCATGCAGCATGAGCTGGGGCATGTCATGGGTTTGGACCACGTTGATGATCCTGTTCAACTGATGTACCCGGAGATTGGCGCCCCGGACGGGTTGGCTGCAGGCGACCTGAACGGCCTTCACCTGCTGGCCTCCGCTCCCTGCCGCAAGGACATCTGA
- a CDS encoding IS481 family transposase, producing the protein MSHRNARLTPTGRRILIERVLAGRPVAHVAKEMGISRTCAHRWISRYRTHGWAGLEDRSSRPRSCPHATSAALVADVLTQRVKHREGPAGLAARCGTSARTVSRILTRAGMPRLWDLDPVTGERIRASRATDRRYERDAPGDMIHIDVKKLGRIPDGGGWRADPNQSARNHSTGHTRVGFDYVHVAVDDHTRLAYAEVLPDEKGPTCAGFLTRAAAAMAANGAPVRRVMTDNAFAYRLSKDFQDALAALGAKHVLIKPRHPWQNGKAERFNRTLQEGWAYRQPFTSNQARTDALQPWLDFYNNHRPHGSLGGKPPISRCKQPTD; encoded by the coding sequence ATGTCCCACCGTAATGCCCGCTTGACCCCGACCGGTAGGCGGATCCTTATCGAGCGCGTCCTCGCCGGCCGTCCCGTGGCCCATGTGGCCAAAGAAATGGGCATCTCAAGGACCTGCGCGCACCGCTGGATCAGCCGGTACCGCACCCATGGCTGGGCCGGCCTCGAGGACCGCAGCTCCCGCCCAAGGTCGTGCCCACACGCGACTTCTGCTGCGCTGGTTGCCGATGTCCTGACCCAGCGCGTGAAGCACCGCGAAGGGCCAGCGGGCCTGGCAGCCCGGTGCGGGACGAGCGCCCGGACGGTCTCCCGGATTCTGACCCGCGCGGGTATGCCCCGGCTGTGGGACCTGGACCCGGTGACCGGGGAACGGATCCGGGCATCCCGTGCCACGGACCGCCGGTACGAGCGCGACGCTCCCGGAGACATGATCCACATCGACGTCAAGAAACTAGGCCGGATTCCCGACGGCGGAGGCTGGCGGGCAGACCCGAACCAATCCGCCCGCAACCACTCAACAGGCCATACAAGGGTCGGTTTCGACTACGTCCACGTGGCCGTCGATGACCACACTCGTCTGGCCTACGCCGAGGTCCTGCCCGACGAGAAAGGCCCGACCTGCGCAGGGTTCCTCACCCGGGCCGCAGCGGCCATGGCAGCCAACGGCGCGCCAGTCAGACGGGTCATGACCGACAACGCCTTTGCCTACCGGTTATCGAAAGATTTCCAGGACGCACTCGCTGCACTGGGCGCCAAGCACGTCCTGATCAAACCCCGCCATCCCTGGCAGAACGGCAAAGCAGAACGCTTCAACCGCACCCTTCAAGAAGGCTGGGCCTACCGGCAACCATTCACTTCCAACCAGGCCCGGACAGACGCCCTGCAGCCATGGCTAGACTTCTACAACAACCACCGGCCGCACGGCAGCCTCGGAGGCAAACCACCCATCAGCAGGTGCAAACAACCTACTGACTGA
- a CDS encoding Rossmann fold nucleotide-binding protein produces the protein MNPSGALNPSPRTLDVESIVHFDKLVTSGAGSMHGWHAQSLDLRGRSRELKMMDPQGAIFLGCTFDDGIEESLRSRGALIFPKMRGVPFNPYRGALYTARELYEDISATEYEATLDARIYEWSILPGKHASLDATLAAALHDHAIGDALDELLGNGELSGTKLVGVMGGHAAQRGTREFADAARLGRLLAQAGFTVATGGGPGAMEAANMGAYLSGLPDADSTAALQVLASVPGFRPSVTAWARQAAAVVESYPEGTATLGIPTWFYGHEPPNLFSTHIAKYFANAIREAILLELCNGGIVFLPGSAGTVQEIFQDACENYYGAPETITPMVLVGRAHWERTYPAWPMLRSLAAGRPMADRIFLVDTVEDALAVVAS, from the coding sequence ATGAATCCATCCGGTGCCTTGAACCCGAGTCCGCGGACCCTCGACGTCGAAAGCATTGTCCATTTCGACAAATTGGTTACGTCCGGGGCAGGGTCCATGCACGGCTGGCACGCGCAGTCCTTGGACCTGCGCGGCCGCTCGCGGGAACTGAAAATGATGGACCCGCAGGGCGCGATCTTCCTCGGATGCACTTTCGACGACGGCATTGAGGAGAGCCTGCGAAGCCGGGGCGCACTCATCTTTCCCAAGATGCGCGGCGTGCCCTTCAACCCCTATCGTGGCGCCCTCTACACGGCAAGGGAACTCTATGAGGACATTTCCGCCACTGAGTATGAAGCCACGCTGGACGCGAGGATTTATGAGTGGAGCATTCTTCCGGGAAAGCATGCAAGCCTCGACGCAACGCTCGCCGCGGCACTCCACGACCACGCAATTGGCGACGCCCTGGATGAACTGCTGGGCAACGGGGAACTATCAGGCACCAAGCTCGTGGGCGTGATGGGTGGACACGCCGCTCAACGCGGAACCAGGGAATTCGCCGACGCCGCGCGGCTGGGCAGGTTGCTCGCGCAAGCCGGATTCACGGTAGCTACCGGCGGTGGTCCCGGCGCAATGGAAGCGGCCAACATGGGCGCCTACCTCAGTGGACTGCCCGACGCCGATTCCACCGCGGCGCTGCAAGTGCTAGCTTCCGTTCCTGGGTTCAGGCCCTCGGTGACGGCTTGGGCGCGGCAAGCAGCCGCCGTCGTCGAAAGTTATCCGGAAGGCACCGCGACGCTGGGAATACCCACCTGGTTCTACGGTCACGAGCCACCAAACCTGTTCTCCACGCACATCGCCAAGTATTTCGCCAACGCGATCCGCGAAGCGATTCTCCTGGAGCTGTGCAACGGCGGGATCGTGTTCCTGCCGGGTTCGGCCGGAACCGTACAGGAGATCTTCCAGGACGCCTGCGAAAACTACTACGGTGCCCCCGAAACCATCACTCCCATGGTCCTGGTGGGCCGGGCCCATTGGGAACGGACGTACCCGGCATGGCCCATGCTGCGGAGCCTCGCCGCCGGGAGGCCCATGGCGGACAGAATCTTCCTGGTGGACACGGTGGAGGACGCGCTCGCAGTCGTGGCCAGCTAG